In the Clostridium gelidum genome, CTAGCTGTAGAATCTTTCATTCCAACTAAAGCGCAGCTTAAAAAGTTATCTCTTAGACGTGCTCTTCCAAACGTTGTGGACGACATTAGAATTGTTAAAATAGATGATTTTGATATTAATGCTTGTTGTGGTCTTCACCCTGCATCAACTCAAGACCTTAGGCTTATTAAAATAAAAAGATTTGAGAAACACAAAGATGGAACAAGAATAGAATTCTTAGCTGGCGAACGTGCTGTTTCTGATTCTTTTAAAAAAGATGAATTCCAAAATTCTATATGCAAATATTTGAATTCCAACGAAGATGAAGCGATAAATGGAATAAAGAATTTAAATGAAAACTTACGTGAAGCTAATGAAAATAATAAAAACCTTAATATTTTATTAGCTAAATATCAAGTTAAAGAAATTCTTGAAAATGCAATTAAAGTAAAAAATATTAAAGTCATAAAGGAAATATTTAATGGTGAAAATCTAAAATATATAACCACTCTAACTTCTAAGCTTGTTGAAAATGAAAATACAATTGCTTTAATGGCAGTAAAATCTGATGACAAGGTTAATCTACTATTCGCATGTTCTAAAGATGTTAAAGAAGTAAAAATGAATGACCTCTTAAAAGATGCTATATCTCTTATTGATGGTAAAGGTGGCGGAAGTCCTATCTTGGCTCAAGGTGCTGGCAAAAATAATGCAAACCTTGAAAGTGCCCTAGACTACGCCATAAGCAAAATAACACAATCTTTTAATTAATACAAAGATAGATGGGACTGTAGATAGATTTCCTCGTAAACTCGTACTTATGTATAACTCGGTGAAATTCAATGCATATTTGTTCTAGTTTCCTTAAGAAAATTTATTTCTATGATGATTTTATGATTTCAATAATTTGTTCTCTTGCTTTTTTTGATTCAGGAAAGAAAAGCAAGGGCCAAATATGAAGCATTGAAGGATATTCATAATAGTTTATCTTTATTCCTTTTTGCTCTGCTATGATTTTTAACTTCTTGGCATCTGGATATAATATATCATTAGTCCCTGTGAACAAACTAATTTTCCCAAGATCTTCAATGTCACCGTAAATCGGGCTAACCAAGTAATGTTTTGAACCCTTTTCTCCTCCATACCACTTACCAATATTAATTAATGAAGGTACTGCTAACATTAGGTCAAGTTTCTCTACTTCAGGTATTTCAGGATTGCAAAGTGACATATCTAAAGCTGGTGATATAAGAATTATGTTCCCAGGCTGTGGCAAGTTCTTTTCTTTTAAAAGCTCTGCTAAGGCAAGGCTCATACCCCCACCTGCCGAATCACCCATGATTACTATATCCTTAAGTTTTACCTCTGAAATAATATGATTATATATTGGAACAATCATATTAAATACGTCTTGGTGTTCATGTTTCGGTAATAAAGGATAAATAGGAATAGTTATTGTGCATCCCAATTCATCTGATATTTTTTCCAAGAATTCCCAATGCATGATATTAATTTCATATACATATCCTCCTCCATGAAGAAAAAGAATATGTTTTTGTCCTACATCTTTTAATGGTTTCATTATATAATAACAATAACCATTTATATCATTTTTGATAATATTAAATCTATTCTTGATTACTTTAGGCGGCTCATGACTTTCTGATAATTGCCTTTTTTCTATACTATCTCTAAGCTCATTACCAGTTAATTGCCACATTTTATTTAGTTTAATGATCCGCAATATAATTTTTGCTAACTTACTTCCAATGCTCTCCATATTATCTCCTTTTCAAATTTCACTTATACCTTCAATTATATACCAAAACAATAATAAAGGTCATGCTTATGTATAATGTTGCATGTTCGGATTTATCTGTAAATATTTTTTCAGTAGAAGTTCACAGATAAATCCTCAGCAAACATAACAAATGCG is a window encoding:
- a CDS encoding alanyl-tRNA editing protein, with product MEKIYYDDQYLKDFTAEIVDIKEIENTFHVILDKTAFFPGGGGQSCDLGNLGDQKILDVYEKDEIIYHVVEKKPIKIHKVKCEIDWPRRADYMHQHLGQHILSGSFYNLFNANTFAIHLGSDISSVDILGILNEAQVREAERLANKIIGDALAVESFIPTKAQLKKLSLRRALPNVVDDIRIVKIDDFDINACCGLHPASTQDLRLIKIKRFEKHKDGTRIEFLAGERAVSDSFKKDEFQNSICKYLNSNEDEAINGIKNLNENLREANENNKNLNILLAKYQVKEILENAIKVKNIKVIKEIFNGENLKYITTLTSKLVENENTIALMAVKSDDKVNLLFACSKDVKEVKMNDLLKDAISLIDGKGGGSPILAQGAGKNNANLESALDYAISKITQSFN
- a CDS encoding alpha/beta hydrolase fold domain-containing protein → MESIGSKLAKIILRIIKLNKMWQLTGNELRDSIEKRQLSESHEPPKVIKNRFNIIKNDINGYCYYIMKPLKDVGQKHILFLHGGGYVYEINIMHWEFLEKISDELGCTITIPIYPLLPKHEHQDVFNMIVPIYNHIISEVKLKDIVIMGDSAGGGMSLALAELLKEKNLPQPGNIILISPALDMSLCNPEIPEVEKLDLMLAVPSLINIGKWYGGEKGSKHYLVSPIYGDIEDLGKISLFTGTNDILYPDAKKLKIIAEQKGIKINYYEYPSMLHIWPLLFFPESKKAREQIIEIIKSS